A genomic window from Streptomyces sp. HUAS YS2 includes:
- a CDS encoding FAD-binding and (Fe-S)-binding domain-containing protein, translating to MPLLEPNPHALRPGRGRTPAPDRVPDLQARGTPGPLRDELTAVLGPGKVLSRISDLVRYASDASPYRFVPQVVVVAEDIDDVSAVLSYAHGKGRGVVFRAAGTSLNGQAQGEDILVDVRRHWAGVQVLEDGARVRVRPGTIVARVNAALARHGRVLGPDPASAMACTVGGVVANNASGMTAGTTRNSYRTLAALTFVLPSGTVVDTADPAADDELARAEPRLCAGLMELKAEIEADAELTARIRAKHTIKNTNGYRLDAFLDGDTPVRILRGLMVGSEGTFGFISEVVFDTLPLDREVSTALLFFPSLPAAAAAVPRFNKAGALAVELMDGNTLRASVSVPGVPADWAELPKETAALLVEFRAPDTAAQETYEQAAKEVMESLRLVAPVASVDNAFTRDPGTIAGYWKARKAFVTAVGGSRPSGTTLITEDFAVPPERLAEACEALLALQERHGFDAAVAGHAAHGNLHFLLAFDAADPADVERYAAFMDDFCRLTVERFDGSLKAEHATGRNIAPFLELEWGPRATELMWRTKQLIDPDGVLGPRIVLDRNPRAHLRGLKTIPAVEAIADPCIECGFCEPTCPSGDLTTTPRQRIVLRREMMRQADGSPVAESLLHAYGYDAVDTCAGDSTCALACPVGIDTGALMKEFRHERHSPREERVAALAAKHFRSVEAAARLAVAAAAPVGDRLLESATGLARRAVRPDLVPEWLPEIPGAAARRLPRTHRPAAFAVYYPACVNRIFGGPEGQHGPEGQHGPSLPEAVVRLSARAGRPVWIPDDVAGTCCATIWHSKGYARGNAVMANRIVEAAWGWTAGGTLPLVVDASSCALGLAREVVPYLTEDNRELHAELKIVDSLVWAADELLPRLQVRRRIGSAVVHPTCSMRHLGDEDRLTTLAEAVADEVVVPLDAGCCAFAGDRGMLHRELTESATAREAAEVTSRAYDAHLSANRMCEIGMDHGTGRTYYSALLELERATRP from the coding sequence GACATCGACGACGTCTCCGCCGTGCTGTCGTACGCGCACGGCAAGGGCCGCGGGGTGGTGTTCCGGGCCGCCGGCACCAGCCTGAACGGCCAGGCCCAGGGCGAGGACATCCTGGTCGACGTGCGCCGCCACTGGGCGGGCGTCCAGGTCCTGGAAGACGGCGCCCGGGTCCGCGTCCGGCCCGGCACCATCGTCGCCCGTGTCAACGCGGCCCTCGCCCGGCACGGCCGGGTGCTCGGCCCGGACCCGGCCAGCGCCATGGCCTGCACGGTCGGCGGGGTCGTCGCCAACAACGCCTCGGGCATGACCGCCGGCACGACCCGGAACTCGTACCGGACGCTCGCCGCGCTCACCTTCGTGCTGCCGAGCGGCACCGTCGTCGACACCGCAGACCCGGCCGCCGACGACGAACTGGCCCGCGCCGAGCCGCGGTTGTGCGCCGGGCTGATGGAGCTCAAGGCGGAGATCGAGGCCGACGCCGAGCTCACCGCCCGGATCCGCGCCAAGCACACCATCAAGAACACCAACGGCTACCGCCTGGACGCCTTCCTGGACGGCGACACTCCCGTGCGGATCCTGCGCGGGCTCATGGTCGGCTCGGAGGGCACCTTCGGCTTCATCTCCGAGGTCGTCTTCGACACGCTGCCGCTGGACCGCGAGGTCTCCACCGCGCTGCTCTTCTTCCCCTCGCTGCCGGCCGCGGCGGCCGCCGTGCCCCGGTTCAACAAGGCCGGCGCCCTCGCCGTGGAACTGATGGACGGCAACACGCTCCGGGCCTCGGTCAGCGTCCCCGGCGTACCCGCCGACTGGGCGGAGCTGCCGAAGGAGACGGCCGCGCTGCTGGTCGAGTTCCGCGCACCGGACACGGCCGCCCAGGAGACGTACGAGCAGGCGGCGAAGGAGGTCATGGAGAGCCTGCGGCTCGTCGCGCCGGTCGCCTCCGTCGACAACGCCTTCACCCGCGACCCCGGCACGATCGCCGGGTACTGGAAGGCCCGCAAGGCCTTCGTGACGGCGGTCGGCGGCTCGCGCCCGTCCGGTACGACGCTGATCACCGAGGACTTCGCCGTGCCGCCGGAGCGGTTGGCCGAGGCCTGCGAGGCGCTGCTGGCCCTCCAGGAGCGGCACGGGTTCGACGCTGCCGTGGCGGGCCACGCGGCCCACGGCAACCTGCACTTCCTGCTCGCCTTCGACGCGGCCGACCCGGCCGACGTCGAGCGGTACGCCGCGTTCATGGACGACTTCTGCCGGCTGACCGTGGAGCGCTTCGACGGGTCGCTCAAGGCCGAGCACGCCACCGGGCGGAACATCGCGCCGTTCCTGGAACTGGAATGGGGACCGCGGGCCACCGAACTGATGTGGCGGACCAAACAGCTCATCGACCCGGACGGGGTGCTCGGCCCGCGGATCGTGCTCGACCGCAACCCGCGGGCCCACCTGCGGGGCCTGAAGACCATCCCGGCGGTGGAGGCGATCGCCGACCCGTGCATCGAGTGCGGATTCTGCGAACCCACCTGCCCCAGCGGGGATCTGACGACCACTCCGCGGCAACGGATCGTGCTGCGCCGCGAGATGATGCGGCAGGCGGACGGCTCCCCGGTGGCGGAGAGCCTGCTCCATGCGTACGGGTACGACGCGGTGGACACCTGCGCCGGCGACTCGACCTGCGCACTGGCCTGCCCGGTGGGCATCGACACGGGCGCTCTGATGAAGGAGTTCCGGCACGAACGGCACTCGCCGCGCGAGGAGCGCGTCGCGGCACTGGCCGCGAAGCATTTCCGGAGCGTCGAGGCGGCCGCGCGGCTCGCGGTGGCGGCCGCGGCGCCGGTGGGCGACCGGCTCCTGGAGTCAGCGACGGGCCTGGCCCGCAGGGCCGTCCGGCCCGACCTCGTGCCGGAGTGGCTGCCGGAGATCCCCGGCGCGGCGGCCCGGCGGCTGCCGCGCACGCACCGCCCCGCGGCCTTCGCCGTGTACTACCCGGCGTGCGTGAACCGGATCTTCGGCGGGCCGGAGGGGCAGCACGGGCCGGAGGGGCAGCACGGGCCTTCGCTGCCGGAGGCCGTGGTGCGCCTGTCGGCGCGGGCGGGCCGGCCGGTGTGGATCCCGGACGACGTGGCGGGCACGTGTTGCGCGACGATCTGGCACTCCAAGGGGTACGCGCGCGGCAACGCGGTGATGGCGAACCGGATCGTGGAGGCCGCCTGGGGCTGGACGGCCGGCGGGACGCTGCCGCTGGTGGTCGACGCGTCGTCCTGCGCGCTCGGCCTCGCGCGCGAGGTGGTGCCGTATCTCACCGAGGACAACCGCGAGTTGCACGCGGAACTGAAGATCGTGGACTCGCTGGTCTGGGCAGCCGACGAACTCCTCCCCCGGCTCCAGGTACGCCGCCGCATCGGCTCGGCGGTCGTCCACCCGACCTGCTCGATGCGGCACCTCGGCGACGAGGACCGGCTCACCACGCTGGCCGAGGCGGTGGCCGACGAGGTGGTCGTGCCGCTCGACGCGGGCTGCTGTGCCTTCGCCGGCGACCGCGGCATGCTGCACCGCGAGCTGACGGAGTCGGCGACGGCCCGCGAGGCGGCCGAGGTGACCTCGCGGGCGTACGACGCGCATCTGTCCGCGAACCGGATGTGCGAGATCGGCATGGACCACGGGACGGGCCGCACGTACTACTCGGCCCTGCTGGAGCTGGAGCGGGCCACACGCCCCTGA